In the genome of Massilibacillus massiliensis, one region contains:
- a CDS encoding glucose-1-phosphate adenylyltransferase, with the protein MRRTECLAMILAGGQGSRLGALTKKIAKPAVPFGGKYRIIDFPLSNCRNSGIHTVGILTQYQPLALHNYIGNGGAWDLDRKDGGVFILPPYAREKGAEWYKGTADAIYQNLDFIGMMDPEYVLILSGDHIYTMDYSWMIEYHKMKKAEATIGVIEVPWEEASRFGIMNTAANGRITEFQEKPANPMSNLASMGIYVFNLAFLKSYLEEDAKDSLSNHDFGKNIIPKMLHADAKMFAYAFEGYWKDVGTIRSLWEANMDLLRDKPALDLYDPDWRIFAVNPSMPPHFVDQDAKISGSLISEGAMIFGEVENSVIFSGVKIEKGAKVENSVIMPFTTVGANAYVNRAVVGQNCEICAEAKLGIENDTITVVPEGEVVAAQTATGKQVV; encoded by the coding sequence ATGAGAAGAACAGAATGCTTAGCAATGATATTAGCTGGCGGACAAGGCAGTAGATTGGGCGCTCTTACAAAAAAAATAGCAAAACCGGCTGTTCCTTTTGGAGGAAAATATCGCATTATTGATTTTCCGTTGAGTAATTGCCGTAATTCGGGGATTCATACTGTAGGAATTTTAACGCAGTATCAGCCATTAGCTTTACATAACTATATTGGGAATGGGGGGGCTTGGGACTTAGATCGAAAAGATGGAGGCGTGTTTATTTTACCCCCTTATGCAAGGGAAAAAGGTGCTGAATGGTATAAAGGAACGGCAGACGCAATTTATCAAAATTTAGATTTTATCGGGATGATGGATCCAGAATATGTACTTATTTTGTCTGGTGACCATATTTATACGATGGATTATTCTTGGATGATTGAATACCACAAGATGAAGAAGGCAGAGGCAACGATTGGGGTAATTGAAGTTCCATGGGAAGAGGCTTCTCGTTTTGGCATCATGAATACCGCGGCAAACGGACGAATTACAGAGTTTCAGGAAAAACCAGCGAATCCGATGAGCAATCTTGCCTCTATGGGGATTTATGTATTTAATTTGGCTTTCTTAAAGTCATATTTAGAAGAGGATGCAAAAGATAGTTTGTCTAACCATGATTTCGGCAAAAATATCATTCCTAAAATGCTGCATGCAGATGCAAAAATGTTTGCTTACGCATTTGAAGGGTATTGGAAAGACGTAGGAACGATTCGTAGTTTATGGGAAGCCAATATGGATTTGCTGCGGGATAAACCTGCGCTTGATTTATATGATCCCGATTGGCGGATTTTTGCCGTGAATCCTTCTATGCCGCCGCATTTTGTAGATCAAGATGCAAAAATAAGCGGGTCTCTCATTAGTGAAGGGGCGATGATCTTTGGGGAAGTAGAAAATTCAGTGATTTTTTCTGGGGTAAAAATTGAAAAAGGTGCAAAAGTGGAAAATTCAGTAATTATGCCATTTACGACAGTTGGTGCGAATGCGTATGTAAATCGGGCTGTAGTTGGGCAGAATTGTGAAATTTGCGCAGAAGCCAAATTGGGAATAGAAAATGATACGATTACTGTGGTACCTGAAGGTGAAGTGGTTGCAGCACAGACCGCAACAGGGAAACAAGTCGTTTGA
- a CDS encoding M48 family metallopeptidase, translating to MLKIKQITSIFITLCLVQLWILPIANAGIISTKQEISIGEGVAKQIEQTYKLLDDPELQERVDRIGKRIVSVSDRKDLPYSFKVLDVDEVNAMAAPGGYVYVFKGLIELMPTDDELAGIIGHEVGHVVKRHSMGQLEKSLGMTLLMGAAFGTKGMELQAVALNAITAGYSRKDEREADKLGYELSVKAGYNQYGMLMGLTKLYELNPKQKNDLFSDHPEAAQRIKLAKKYLSEQGVRPTAVETATENGKTAKVVDGDWSLPEFRVAIGNTGPLYRAYLVAGRLYNITKKTEYSTSKYILDGDGTNVTIYYDDQIIITITPEDAAACGVTLEDLTREYLDALKKWQVKNKAA from the coding sequence TTGTTGAAAATAAAGCAAATAACAAGTATATTTATTACGTTATGTCTGGTTCAGTTATGGATATTGCCGATTGCAAATGCCGGAATCATTAGTACGAAACAGGAAATTTCCATCGGCGAAGGCGTAGCAAAGCAAATAGAGCAAACCTATAAATTGTTGGATGATCCTGAATTGCAAGAGCGCGTTGATAGGATTGGTAAACGCATTGTCAGTGTCAGTGATCGTAAAGATTTGCCTTATAGTTTTAAGGTGTTGGATGTCGATGAGGTAAACGCGATGGCGGCACCGGGCGGTTATGTTTATGTTTTTAAAGGGTTAATAGAGTTAATGCCAACGGATGATGAGCTGGCAGGTATTATCGGTCATGAAGTAGGACACGTCGTAAAGCGGCATTCTATGGGCCAGCTTGAAAAATCTTTGGGAATGACTTTACTTATGGGGGCTGCGTTTGGCACTAAAGGTATGGAGCTTCAGGCGGTTGCACTCAATGCAATTACAGCTGGTTATAGCAGAAAAGATGAACGTGAAGCGGATAAACTGGGATATGAGTTGTCTGTCAAAGCGGGCTATAATCAATATGGAATGCTGATGGGATTAACGAAGTTATATGAATTAAATCCGAAGCAAAAAAATGATCTATTTTCTGATCATCCTGAGGCCGCACAAAGAATAAAATTGGCGAAAAAATATTTGAGCGAGCAAGGCGTAAGACCTACCGCTGTTGAAACCGCTACCGAGAATGGTAAGACCGCTAAAGTGGTCGATGGAGACTGGTCTCTTCCGGAATTTAGGGTAGCGATAGGAAATACAGGCCCTTTATATCGTGCTTATTTGGTGGCGGGAAGATTATATAATATCACGAAAAAAACAGAGTATTCTACGAGTAAATATATTTTGGATGGTGATGGGACAAATGTTACAATTTACTATGATGATCAAATTATTATTACCATTACGCCAGAAGACGCCGCTGCTTGTGGTGTAACGTTAGAAGACTTAACAAGGGAATATTTAGATGCATTAAAAAAATGGCAGGTGAAAAACAAGGCGGCATAG